A region of the Littorina saxatilis isolate snail1 linkage group LG12, US_GU_Lsax_2.0, whole genome shotgun sequence genome:
ACCCCACAACCCTTTCCCCGGCAAAATCTCGTGCATTCTCGTTTATTAAATGTATTTGCTGGAACCTCCATACAGAAACGACGACATTCCCTTATATTTCGACCGGCTGGCTGTTGCTTCCCACTGTTCCCTTTCATTCGGTCTCCACCTTGTTTAGTAATTATCAGCTGCCCAGATCCCCAGGTCAAAGTGACACACAGAAGACCGATGCTTTGGGCTGTCCTCCGATCGTCCTCTGTTGGCTTCGTAAAGGAAAGCTAAACATTCCTTTTCTTAAACTTATTTTGTTGCCTGTGATGAGTCAGTGGACAGTTATCACCAGTACAGATGTGCACGGTATAGCTATGAAACTTATTGTGTTGCCTGTGATGAGTCAGTGGACAGTTATCACCAGTACAGATGTGCACGGTATAGCTATGAAACTTATTTTGTTGCCTGTGATGAATCAGTGGACAgttgtcaccagtactgaagtcAGTGCACGGTATAGCCAAAATGACCTCCCGGTCCAGAGTCTTGAAGTTGCCTGAAGTGACACGTCAGTTCGGAACAGGCAGGTAACACACCGCGAAccaaggagggagggggggggggggggcgaataGGAGAAAGACACGCCGACCCAACAACTAGAGGATCCCACAAAATGTCTCAAGAAAGAATGACACCCCCCTCTATATGTAACACCTTCTTCCCGCGCACCGTCAGTCAATGGAACCAACTCCCAACATTGCTCTCCGCAGCTCCTTCACTGGAGTGCTTCCATGCCAACCTGGACGGTGAGCGTGCCAGGTCCATCCTCCTCCAATACCGATTGCCGCACAACTGTGTGCATGTATTTAGTTTTGATCAGTCTTTTGCTCAACCCGTTAGTCACCAACAGTCCCATTTCAGCCAGCTCAGTCTTGTCAAAACCAACTCCACTCGCTGAACTTGAAACGTCCAAACGGACCCAATTCCTCAAttcaggaagaagaagaggagacgCACGTGCGCTGGGCTGCTAGAGGGGGGCCCATGTCAGCGTGACGATCACTGAGGAGACAGAAGATGCGCAGAGATTATTTACTTGCTCAAAACACTTGGAATACTCAGTCGGAAAACTTTGCCAAAACCGCCGTGTGCAGCTGTTTTGTGGTCacaactttttctttttctttcaaaagtgATTCTCACCAAACTTTGAGCGAAAACTGTTTAGTATCTTTGGCGTGTTCTGTCAAACTTACGATACCTTTGACTGTTTTTGAGCTATGGCAGCGCCAAGTAGAAAAAAATACGTCCAAAATTAGCAGTAAATTAGTTAAgtggaaaaagacacaaatttCCAAACAACTGGCTGCTGTGTTCAGACGTGATTTGTCAtctgtcctttttacatttagtcaagttttgactaaatgttttaacatagaggggggaatcgagacgagggtcgtggtgtatgtgtgtgtgtgtctgtgtgtgtctgtgtgtgtgtgtgtgtgtagagcgattcagagtaaactactgggccgatctttatgaaatttttcatgagagttcctgggtatgatatccccagatgcttttttcattttttcgataaatgtctttgatgacgtcatatccggcattttgtaaaagttgaggcgacactgtcacatcctcatttttcaatcaagttgatcgaaattttggccaagcaatctttgacgaaggccggaatttgggattgcatttcagcttggaagcttacaaattaattgatgactttggtcattaaaaatctgaaaattgtaattaaaattattttttttaaaacgattcaaaattacgtttatcgtattcttcatcattttctgattcaaaaaacatataaatatgttatattcggattaaaaacaagctcttaaaattaaaaatataaaaattatgattaaaattaaatttccgaaatcgatttaaaaacaatttcatcttattccttgtccgttcctgattccaaaaacatatagatatgatatgtttggattataaacacattcagagagttaaaaagaatagagatatagaaaagcgtgctatcctcctcagcgcaaccactaccgcgcttttctggattgttaatttcactgcctttgccacgagcggtggacagacgatgctacgagtgtacggtcttgcggaaaaaatgcaatgcgttcagtttcattatgtgagttcgactgagctagactaaatgttgtattttcgccttacgcgacttgtttttcaataTGATTTTCTCATATCAATTACCCATTTGATAAGATTTGTTCATGTTTCTAaaagtgtgattgttgtttAAGTGGTTTGTGACCAAATTTAAGATaagtacacagacagataactGGTAAAAATTTGACATCAAAACACATCTCACGCTAGTTAGCGTCCCTATAGCCTCAATTAGTAGGGCAAAGTCGACCTcgtgaagtctacttcacaaagctggctgtatgaagctttggcactacATTTTCTGTACAAAAACAtccttcgcgaagtctttgcaaagtcgacttcggacTGAATTAAGGACAACATTCAGACAGATTTCTTTGAAAAGTTGAAccaaggttgtgtgtgtgtactgtgtgtgtgtgtgtgtgtgtgtgtgtgtgatggcatGATACTCGCGCTCTTCATCCCTCGTGTCTACAGAGAACGCGGGTGTCCCACTACCTGGTTGAAGCCCACCTTGCGCTGCCCGGGAGTGCCCACAGAGTAGTTGCCCCTGGCGTTAAAGTCTCCGTAGTCTGACTCAGACCCAGCAATACTTAtgccatcaccaccaccatcaccatgcTCGCCACCGCCATGACCGCCACCCCCATGACCGCCACCCGTGTTGTGCGGGGTGGCATACACGTGGTACTGTCCATTCTGGCTGACGACCCGGATGTTGGTCCTAGGGTATTGGCCGTACGTGTTTTGCAGTTCCATGCGCAGGAACTCCGGCAGCCCGCGGAAGTTGGCCAAGTTGCCGTCGCGGAAGTGGATGGTGGTGAGGCGGCCGAACTCCAGAACACCCTCCACGTTGAAGTTGCCTTGCGGGCCGAAGTTGGGGGGGCCGCCGGGAcccgggggaggggggtatcCACCCGGCATGGGCCCACCGTACTGAGGTTGAGGCTGGGGGTACTGGGGCTGAGGGTACGCGCCTTGCTGCGGGTATTGCTGCTGTGGGAACGGCCCGGGTTGCGGGTACTGGGGCTGAGGGTAGTACCCAGGGTTGGGCGCCGGGTAGTTGTTTTGCGGCGGCATCATCTGAGGAAGGGGCATGTTGCCGGGCTGGGGGAAAGAGGTGGGACCAGGCACTGGGTTGCCGCTAGTATCCACCACGTTCATATTGGGTCCCTGCATGGACATGTTGCCGGGCTGGGGGAAAGAGGTGGGGCCAGGAACGGGGTTTCCGCTCGCGTCCACAACATTCATGTTGGGAGCCTGCATGGGCATGTCGGGGACGTTGACGAACTGGGAGTGAAAGACCTGCGCCATGTTTCCTCCTGGTGGCGCCATGCCCCCCTGCTGGCCTCCGTACTGCCCCCCGAACTGTCCCCCCGGCTGCCCCCCGAACTGTCCCCCCGGCTGCCCCCCGAATTGCCCCCCCTGCTGCCCCCCGAACTGTCCTCCGAACTGTCCTCCGAACTGCCCCCCTTGTTGCCCCCCGAACTGTCCCCCCTGCTGCCCCCCGAACTGTCCCCGGGGCTGCTGGCGACTGCCGGGCGGGGGTCCGAAGAGACTGCCGGGAAAGTCGTTCATGGTGATGGGCAAGGTCATGGTCATGGCGCCCCCTGGGGCCAGGGTGGGGATGCCGCGGTGCTGGGGGCTGGCGAAGGCGTGTGGTTGTTGGTGCGGTTCTGGCTGCGGTGCGGGAGGGGGCTTGTGCTTCTTGTGCTGCAGGTTGGTGGCGTCTAACCTGCAACAGTGGACAGTTCGACATCAAGTTATTCCCCAGCGACGCCAAGGTTACATTCATCCGCAAACTTGGAGATACAAATGTTGTACGGGGGACAAGATATACACTTCCTGCTCAGAGCATGCTTGCATGACGATTGAAGCCTTTACTTGTGAGATGGAAAGCTACCTGATGGAAAACTAATGCAAGGATGACATCCTCTCTTCCAGttattgggggtgggggtgatttttttttttaacttttgggGGAAAAAGACGCGCGCGGGTCACAACGCAAATAACGAGATTTTTGGAGGTGAAATAATGTTGCCCCAATCTGTCCTCTGAAGAAACAGTAAGATTGCAGTTCGACAATTGATTTGGTTTCAGTGATCAGA
Encoded here:
- the LOC138983033 gene encoding calcium-binding protein P-like → MHAVPSPASSSSSTSPTTVTDDTTTTSNPVVTVHQVRPVPVVPAANMAMPVGPVVSSQFGQRPLLEVPALNLDNDPARLEISSMEDRPKPFNIVHRLDATNLQHKKHKPPPAPQPEPHQQPHAFASPQHRGIPTLAPGGAMTMTLPITMNDFPGSLFGPPPGSRQQPRGQFGGQQGGQFGGQQGGQFGGQFGGQFGGQQGGQFGGQPGGQFGGQPGGQFGGQYGGQQGGMAPPGGNMAQVFHSQFVNVPDMPMQAPNMNVVDASGNPVPGPTSFPQPGNMSMQGPNMNVVDTSGNPVPGPTSFPQPGNMPLPQMMPPQNNYPAPNPGYYPQPQYPQPGPFPQQQYPQQGAYPQPQYPQPQPQYGGPMPGGYPPPPGPGGPPNFGPQGNFNVEGVLEFGRLTTIHFRDGNLANFRGLPEFLRMELQNTYGQYPRTNIRVVSQNGQYHVYATPHNTGGGHGGGGHGGGEHGDGGGDGISIAGSESDYGDFNARGNYSVGTPGQRKVGFNQVVGHPRSL